The stretch of DNA gCACCGTACGCAACAGCCTTCGCGTTTCCATGGTGCGTGGTGTATATATACGGCTGACCTGACCTGACTGGGGTGCCATTAATGCAGATGGCGGAGGAGCAGCAGATGGCGGAGCTGGTCATGGCGCAGTGCGGCGGCGGTGGGCAGGGGTGGCAGGAGACGGAGGCGCAGGGGTTCGCgtgggacgcggcggcggcggcggcggcagacccGGGGCGGCTCTACGGGGCGGCGTCCCTCAACCTGTTCGACGGCGCCGGGGGAAGCGGCTCCGGCGAGCCGTTCCTGGCGGGAGTGCTGGAGGACGGCGCGGCCGGCGTGGGGTGGCAGTACGCGGCAGAGAGCAGCGAGCCGCCGTCGACGGTGGCGCAGGAGCACCAGCAGCTGCACGGCTCGGGCGTGGGGAGGGCGGACTCGGGGTCGGAGAGGAGCGACATGCAGCTGGGGGACCCCGACGACAACGTCGACGGCGAGACGCAGAGGGGCTCCGGCAAAGACGGCGGCGGGAAGCGACAGCAGTGCAAGAACCTCATCGCGGAGCGGAAGCGGCGCAAGAAGCTCAACAACCGCCTCTACACGCTCCGGTCCCTCGTCCCCAACATCACCAAGGTAATTCACTATCATCCTTCCATGGCCGCCGCCATGCATGATTCTTGTGAATTTCAAAGCTCAAAGAGAGCGCGTGGATCCATGTGGGCAGATGGACCGGGCGTCGATCCTCGGGGACGCGATCGACTACATCGTGGGGCTGCAGAAGCAGGTGAAGGACCTGCAGGACGAGCTGGAGGACCCGAACCCGCCGGGGGGCACCGGCGGCGACAGCAAGGCCCCCGACGTGCTCCTCGACGACCACCCGCCGCCGGGCCTCGACAACGACGAGGACTCGCCGCAGCAGCATCCGTTCCCGTCCGCCGGCGGCAAGCGGGCCcggaaggaggaggccggcgaggaggaggagaaggaggcggaggaccaGGACATGGAGCCGCAGGTGGAGGTCCGGCAGGTGGAGGGGAAGGAGTTCTTCCTGCAGGTGCTCTGCTCCCACAAGTCCGGGCGCTTCGTCCGCATCATGGACGAGATCGCCGCCCTCGGCCTCCAGATCACCAGCGTCAACGTCACCTCCTATAACAAGCTCGTCCTCAACGTCTTCCGCGCCGTCGTACGTCCCGCTCTAGCCGGCCGATCGCCATTGTTGCAGCCTGCTGATGGGGACTCACGGTGGCCTTAATTTGGTTCGTTTGTAGATGAAGGACAACGAGGTGGCGGTGCCCGCGGACAGGGTGAGGGACTCGCTACTGGAGGTGACGAGGGAGATGTATGGCGGGAGCGGCGCGTGGTCGTCCCCGGTCCCTCCGCCGCCGCTGACAAACGCGAAGCTCGATGGCATGGACGGGCAGGCGGTGCCGGCGGTGGCCGGGGACCACTACCAGCTGCATCACCAAGTGCTGGGAGGATATCATCACCAGCATCTGCACTACCTCGCCATGGATTGATTGATTCCCTACATTACTACTAGCTACTATAGGTCCATGGCTGGATTAGTTGATATACGTAATTAGTTCCCTTCATGCTCGTAATTTGTTTTCCCTCGTTTGTTCGTTCAAATATGTGTCAAGTTTAACTAATTAACTGGAGGACAGAACAGTGAAATCAAATTGTTTGTTGTTTGGGTGAATTCGTGATAATTCCGAGGGAATtgatttctttttttttcctttactATCCCAGTCGATTTTTGGGTTGCGCTATATTCAGCCTGTTCTTGTTGCTGTTGGACATATTAGCAattttttaattaatttaatcGAATTCTGGCTTGGAATCCCCCATTGTAACCCCACCTACACAAACTGTGAATTTCAAACATGTAACCGTGTACTTGTGTCATATTTCATATTATATTGTGTTTGTCTTAACAATATGTGCCTGCAAATTTCAATCGCATACCCATAAGGATCCACAAGCTATAGAGAGAGAATAAATCAAATTCAACTAAATGACTCGGTTTATCAAAGGGACATGACTACACATGGGCGTACCCAAGTTGAGCTACCCGGGTGCACAGGACATCGGGTGCAAGATGTTTCCTTTGTAAGTTTCATGCAAAATAGTGTGTGACACCCCATCTGTAGATGAAAAATATGACTGATCATATGCTAGGACACCTGGTCATTTTCAGTCTAGATCCGCCCCTGTGGCTACAGacccatatatatatatgtggtggTAATACCTAACTTATGCAGCGGACTATCACATTTCTTTGACAATTGCCAACTAGCCGCCTACATCTTAACACAACACCATGCTCGGTGCTCGACCGACATATCTCCCGCATGAGATGCCTACGAATGGTTGACTCGGCAAGTGATTGTAGGATATAGGGCAGTGAAAATGATCACCGGTCCGTATGTTTGTTAGATAGTTCAAGGCTTTCCCAAGATTGGCAATTTTGTTTTCCAACCTTTTTCTTTGATTGCTTGTTGAATTCACATCAAGTTAGCTCACACTTAATATGCTACGGACAGCGATGAGCAAGAAACACATATTTGACTAAAAATTGGAACAATCGCTACAAATTAGTGATTTAATAGTTAGGTTCCTGCTTATCTTTCTTCCTACCTAACTTGAGAGATTTATAACTTTTATCTATGAacaacaaagataatgacatgcaggGTTGCTTATCTTTCTTCCTTCCTACCTCACCTGAGAGATTTATAACTTTTATCTATGGacaacaaagataatgacatgtaGGGTAGCAGTAAGGTCCCCCACTCCCTACATATTACAGTATCACAAAGATGTTACCTTTTCTCCCTAAAGAATGCCCAGGTGTAATTTATAGTGCTTGCACGAATTCTAAATCGGTAACAGCAAGTGCAACCGCTATAGGTCTCAATACTTTGATCGGACCACCACCATCAGTATGAGAATCAAAATCTCCATCGACCTTGAGTCAGGTGTTACAAATACGGATTTGCTATTTTACAGCTGACTGTTTTTCAATTTGTTTATGTTCAAGTTGTTGTCCGTCCGTTCTTGCGCAGAGATTCACGCTGGTTATTCTTATCGGGTCCGGTTTTTTCTGTCTTGTGCGGTTTTTTTTGTGCCCGTTACCGCCATGCCCGGCCGGTCTGATTTTTGTTCTGTTTGAATTTCGGGTTGTGTGCCTTCCTCGTTACCTCCTCTTTCATTTTGTCCTCTCTGTTTCGATAAGGCAgaggcggagctcgagcggcagagcaGGAGGCGATTTCTCCCCATCCATGGCGATTTGGCGACCTTCCCCCGCCGGAGCTTGATTTCTCTCCCCTTCCTCTTCGCTCCCCGGTTGTCGCGGTTGgttgttcctctctctctctctctctctccgtcgcgcgCTTGTGCTGCTCTGCTCTTGTTCGTTCCAGATCTAGGTCAGTTCATGCCGACCTCTCGCCCATCTGGTGCAGCCGTTGGTAGGTGTGATTGGTAGGGTTTTTGATTGTTGTGGTTCCCCTTTTGTCTGTGTAGTTGGAGCGTGCGGATTTTCTGTAGGTGAGAGGGCGGCTTGTGGTTGTTTTGTGCGGATTTTCTGTAGGTGGGAGGGCGGCTTGTGGTTGTTTTGTTCCCCTTTTTGTCTGTTTAGATGCAGCGTGTGGATTTTCTGTAGATGTTCGTGTAGGTGCTCATGTTTCTATAGGTGAGAGGCCGATCTATAGGTGCTCTTGTACCTGCTCATGTTCATGTAGTTGAGCGGGAATCGTGTTCATGTTGGTGCGGATGCCGTAGGTGTACTGGTAGATGAGCGGGATGCCGTAGGTGTACTTGTAGATGCCGAGctcatgttcctgttcatgctgccATGCTCCCTGATGCTTCC from Triticum dicoccoides isolate Atlit2015 ecotype Zavitan chromosome 6A, WEW_v2.0, whole genome shotgun sequence encodes:
- the LOC119318819 gene encoding transcription factor TDR-like — its product is MVGGGDYHQAVHGHGGGGGGTVEAALRPLVGGAHGWDYCIYWRLSPDQRFLEMTGFCCSAEFEAQVATLADVPSSIPLDSSSIGMHAQALLSNQPIWQSSGGAPGPDLLTGYEAASSGGEKTRLLVPVAGGIVELFASRYMAEEQQMAELVMAQCGGGGQGWQETEAQGFAWDAAAAAAADPGRLYGAASLNLFDGAGGSGSGEPFLAGVLEDGAAGVGWQYAAESSEPPSTVAQEHQQLHGSGVGRADSGSERSDMQLGDPDDNVDGETQRGSGKDGGGKRQQCKNLIAERKRRKKLNNRLYTLRSLVPNITKMDRASILGDAIDYIVGLQKQVKDLQDELEDPNPPGGTGGDSKAPDVLLDDHPPPGLDNDEDSPQQHPFPSAGGKRARKEEAGEEEEKEAEDQDMEPQVEVRQVEGKEFFLQVLCSHKSGRFVRIMDEIAALGLQITSVNVTSYNKLVLNVFRAVMKDNEVAVPADRVRDSLLEVTREMYGGSGAWSSPVPPPPLTNAKLDGMDGQAVPAVAGDHYQLHHQVLGGYHHQHLHYLAMD